TTCATACGCAACTCGTGATATTCTTTATGAAGCAATTGATCCAAGAGTTAGAAGGAGAGGAAAATAATGAAAAACCTTCTTAACAAATTCAATCAAGCTTTAAAAAATAAAGCTGAAAAAATTCGTCAGCAAGACTTTTATAGTGATCAAAAACACGATCCTACTGCACCAAATGCAATTACACAACCATTTAATCATCAAGCATGAAAAATTATTGGAAATACCTTTAAATATAATGAAGGAATGCATCTTGGTAAAGAATCAAACCTTTTTAAAGAATTTATTTATCGTTTTTCAAATAACTTTGGTGGTGTTTTTGGTTTCTTAATTTTAGTTGCAATTATTATTGCTGCCTTAATCATTCCATTTACTACACTTTCTCCAAACATTTCAAATGTTATGGATAAAAACTTGCAAGTTGGACAAACAGATTCTAAAGGTATTTACCATATCTTAGGAACAGATGATGTTGGTCGTGACTTTTGAGCAAGACTTTGATGAGGTTTAAGATATTCACTTGCACTTTCACTTGTAATTACTTTTATCGAAGTTATTATTGGTTTAACAATTGGAATTATGATGGGACAATTTGAGCTTTTTGATAAAATTATGACTTTCTTAATTAAAATCATTTCAGTTGTGCCAAGTATTATTATCTTAATCTTACTTACCATTATTTTAAGCCCAAGTTTCTGAGTTGTTGTCTTTTCACTTTCACTTACAGGTTGAGTTGGAATGGCTAACCAAATTAGAGCACAAGTTAAGCGTGCAAAACACCTTGAATGAGTTGCTGCTTCGAGAGTTTTAGGGACACCAACTTACAAAATTTTGAAAAACTATATTCCAGTTATTCTTCCAATTTTAATTACTCAATTAGTTTTCACAATTCCAGGTGTTATTCTTTCAGAAACATCACTTGCATTCATTGGACTTGCAATTGATGATGTTCCAACTCTTGGAAACTTAATTTCACAAGGTCAAAAGATCTTCCCAACATATTTAAGATACGTCTTTATTCCATCATCATTCTTAATTGCAATTACAGCTAGTGTGCAATTAATTGGTGCAAGTGTACAAGATGCACTTAGAAGACAAAGATAAAAGGAGGTTAAGCAATGTTAGATAAAACATTAAATAAAATCAAAAATAAGTCATTTTTGATTGTTAAAAACTTTAAACAATCAACACTTAACTTCTTTAATTTTAAGAAAAGACGTGAAGCCGTTTTTGATTGAGAAGATTTTTACAAGAATGTCCAATACAAAACATTTAATGATGGAACTAAATTAAAAATAGCTGCTGAGATCAAAGATATTCATTTATCATTTACTAACCCAGCTCGTCCAGGTGAGAAAAACAAAGTTCTTAGAGGACCAAGCATTCAAATTTATGAAGGGAAAGTGCATGCTATTATCGGTGAATCAGGAAGTGGAAAAAGTGTTATCACTTCTTTACTTTATGGTTTAACAGGAGATAATGCTGTTATTGATAGCGGTGAAATTAAACTTTACAACAATAATGTTGAAGAGTTTAGCTTAAAAGATTGAGAGCGTTCAAGATATCGTGGTAAAGTAGTTTCTGCTGTTTTCCAAAACCCAATGTCTACTTTAAATCCAACAATGAAAGTTGGTGAGCAAATTATGGAAGGGATGTTAATTAACAAAGTTGTTAAAAACAGAAAAGAAGCTTATGCTCGGGCAATTGAGTTTTTAAAACTTACTAAAATTAATGATCCTGAAGCAGTTATGAAACTTTATCCACATGAAATGTCAGGTGGAATGATCCAACGTGTGGTTATTGCTGCAATTGTTGCTCTTGAACCAAAAGTGCTAGTTATGGA
This sequence is a window from Mycoplasmopsis gallopavonis. Protein-coding genes within it:
- a CDS encoding ABC transporter permease; this encodes MKNLLNKFNQALKNKAEKIRQQDFYSDQKHDPTAPNAITQPFNHQAWKIIGNTFKYNEGMHLGKESNLFKEFIYRFSNNFGGVFGFLILVAIIIAALIIPFTTLSPNISNVMDKNLQVGQTDSKGIYHILGTDDVGRDFWARLWWGLRYSLALSLVITFIEVIIGLTIGIMMGQFELFDKIMTFLIKIISVVPSIIILILLTIILSPSFWVVVFSLSLTGWVGMANQIRAQVKRAKHLEWVAASRVLGTPTYKILKNYIPVILPILITQLVFTIPGVILSETSLAFIGLAIDDVPTLGNLISQGQKIFPTYLRYVFIPSSFLIAITASVQLIGASVQDALRRQR
- a CDS encoding ABC transporter ATP-binding protein yields the protein MLDKTLNKIKNKSFLIVKNFKQSTLNFFNFKKRREAVFDWEDFYKNVQYKTFNDGTKLKIAAEIKDIHLSFTNPARPGEKNKVLRGPSIQIYEGKVHAIIGESGSGKSVITSLLYGLTGDNAVIDSGEIKLYNNNVEEFSLKDWERSRYRGKVVSAVFQNPMSTLNPTMKVGEQIMEGMLINKVVKNRKEAYARAIEFLKLTKINDPEAVMKLYPHEMSGGMIQRVVIAAIVALEPKVLVMDEPTTALDPTVQALVLDVIKDLQEKLHLSIVFITHDLGVVASISDYISIMYAGQIIEEGTAREILEFPQHPYTWGLILSMPDLNLGTRLKTIRGSVPASLNNIVGDAFAPRNDYALGIDFEQEPSFYYVSETHRVKSALLDVNAPSYEPPKVIASLWKDYALKNNLHEVVATHADNGTSKVIYKA